The Apium graveolens cultivar Ventura chromosome 6, ASM990537v1, whole genome shotgun sequence genome contains a region encoding:
- the LOC141667036 gene encoding protein HOTHEAD-like, which produces MRMCSSDGCWCLIRRFIASIVLVFLSFHGVSFSQRVPNYTFMHHATTAPNISYYDYIIIGGGTAGCPLAATLSQNSSVLLLERGGAPYQNENITNLAAFGFALSDLRDSSPSQRFISEDGVINARARVLGGGSCLNAGFYTRAAPSYVSAVGWDGKLVNESYQWVEKVVAFEPPMLGWQSAVRDGLMEVGVLPYNGFTYDHMYGTKVGGTIFDSEGHRHTAADLLQNANPNNLTVLLHAVVHKILFRHKGNSRPVAHGVIFRDGSGQKHKAYLKNGPKNEVIVSAGALGSPQVLMLSGIGPSTHLRVHNITVIVDNPLVGQQMSDNPMNAVFVPSPIPVEVSLIQVVGITRYGTYIEAASGENFAGTRDFGMFSPKIGQLSTVPPKQRTQEAIDQAVESMAALPAAAFVGGFILEKIMGPVSRGHLELRTKNPNANPSVTFNYFKEPEDLQRCVQGINIIKNVIESRAFSRFKYPNLSTQQLLNMTAAGPVNLLPRHANDSTSMEQFCKDTVMTIWHYHGGCQVGGVVDSDYKVLGVDALRVIDGSTFNYSPGTNPQATVMMLGRYMGVKILQERLSSDTTN; this is translated from the exons ATGAGGATGTGTTCATCAGATGGGTGTTGGTGTTTGATCAGAAGATTCATTGCATCCATTGTTCTTGTTTTCCTTTCCTTCCATGGAGTTTCTTTCTCCCAACGAG TTCCCAATTATACATTCATGCACCATGCAACAACAGCTCCAAATATCTCATACTACGACTACATTATCATTGGTGGTGGCACTGCCGGCTGTCCACTAGCCGCCACGCTCTCACAAAACTCATCCGTTCTCCTCCTCGAACGTGGTGGCGCGCCTTATCAGAACGAGAACATCACCAACCTCGCTGCCTTTGGTTTTGCCCTCTCCGACCTAAGAGACTCATCCCCCTCACAACGCTTCATTTCAGAGGATGGCGTTATTAATGCACGAGCGCGCGTGCTAGGTGGTGGGAGTTGTCTTAATGCAGGGTTTTACACACGCGCCGCCCCTAGTTATGTCAGTGCTGTTGGATGGGACGGGAAGTTGGTGAACGAGTCGTACCAGTGGGTGGAGAAGGTGGTTGCATTTGAGCCACCGATGTTGGGGTGGCAAAGTGCGGTGAGAGATGGGCTAATGGAAGTTGGAGTATTGCCTTATAATGGATTTACATATGATCATATGTATGGGACTAAAGTTGGAGGAACTATTTTTGATAGTGAGGGACATAGACATACAGCTGCTGATTTGCTTCAGAATGCAAACCCTAATAATCTTACTGTTCTTTTGCATGCAGTTGTTCACAAGATCCTGTTTAGGCACAAAG GAAATTCAAGGCCAGTAGCCCATGGAGTGATATTTAGAGATGGATCAGGACAGAAGCACAAGGCCTATTTGAAGAATGGACCTAAGAATGAAGTTATTGTCTCTGCTGGAGCCCTGGGCAGCCCACAAGTTCTTATGCTGAGTGGCATTGGTCCATCAACCCACCTTAGGGTGCACAACATCACAGTCATTGTGGACAATCCCTTGGTTGGTCAACAAATGTCCGATAACCCCATGAATGCCGTTTTCGTACCTTCTCCGATCCCCGTCGAGGTTTCGCTCATCCAAGTCGTCGGTATTACTCGCTATGGAACCTACATTGAAGCTGCAAGTGGTGAAAATTTTGCTGGCACCAGGGATTTTGGAATGTTTTCTCCCAAG ATTGGACAGCTATCAACAGTGCCACCGAAGCAAAGAACACAAGAAGCTATAGACCAAGCAGTTGAAAGCATGGCAGCTCTTCCTGCAGCTGCATTTGTTGGTGGATTCATCCTTGAGAAAATCATGGGTCCTGTCTCTAGAGGCCACCTCGAACTGCGAACCAAAAATCCCAACGCCAATCCATCCGTAACATTTAATTACTTCAAAGAGCCAGAGGACTTACAAAGATGTGTCCAAGGAATAAATATTATCAAAAATGTAATAGAGTCAAGAGCATTCTCAAGATTCAAATATCCAAATTTGTCAACCCAACAGCTTCTTAACATGACCGCGGCTGGTCCAGTAAACTTGTTGCCTAGGCATGCAAATGATTCGACGTCAATGGAACAGTTCTGTAAAGATACAGTGATGACCATTTGGCATTATCATGGAGGCTGCCAAGTAGGTGGTGTTGTTGATAGTGATTATAAGGTTCTCGGTGTCGATGCTCTGAGGGTTATTGATGGCTCCACTTTTAACTACTCTCCTGGGACTAATCCTCAAGCTACAGTTATGATGCTTGGAAG GTACATGGGAGTCAAAATTCTGCAAGAGCGATTGTCAAGTGATACAACAAACTAA
- the LOC141668982 gene encoding uncharacterized protein LOC141668982, with protein MQSPCIREASTCFHSFFMNPSFDKLDSESAATSHHEFTNSTVSSLYPYTQFTNHESLPSHEELFSNFTRAYPQYLETYLADQIRVQEYYHLLNHVCLDYIGNGLFSFSQQDIHYSATLTASTSTSAPPTLSFNSSTVPFFHILNKPANLYSWLHHGGQESELDTIIRKRITSFMNISEDEYSMVFTANQSSTYKLLADNYPFHSNRDLLTVYDFVNEAVEILIDCSKKKGAQVMSAEFSWPKMSIHSRNLRKMVTSKRKNKGRGLFVFPLQSRMTGARYSYQWLRKAQENGWHILLDSTASGPKEMETLGLSFFKPDFLYCSFYKIFGENPSGFGCLFVKKSSAVVFKSSTSTSIGIISLLPATRHGQFLDKSSSFDIDTEQQPSPSELKKANLALSSSSCSSVSVQQDEEVIELEKLKEANEKQEDIISSEITELNNSLNINQFRNRNVTSTTGDSDIEFRGLDHADSLGLILIRSRSRYLVNWLINAMMILQHPHSEFGLPLVKIYGPKVRFDRGPALALNIFDWKGEKVDPKLVQKLADRNNISLGSGVLKNIWFSDKHEEENALLHIRTPEHRKLLKNKKDRLDVGVSVLTASFGMLTNFEDMYRLWAFASKFLDADFVEKERWRYTALNQRAIEV; from the coding sequence ATGCAATCACCTTGCATTAGAGAAGCCTCAACCTGCTTTCACAGTTTCTTTATGAATCCATCTTTTGACAAACTAGACTCCGAGAGTGCAGCGACTTCACATCATGAATTCACAAACTCCACAGTGTCTTCTCTTTATCCATACACTCAATTCACAAATCACGAATCTCTCCCTTCCCACGAAGAACTATTCTCCAATTTCACCAGAGCTTACCCGCAATATTTGGAAACTTATCTAGCTGATCAAATCCGAGTGCAAGAGTACTATCATCTCCTAAATCATGTATGCCTTGATTACATTGGCAATGGACTCTTCTCATTTAGCCAGCAAGATATCCATTACTCTGCTACTTTAACTGCCTCTACATCTACTTCTGCTCCTCCAACACTGTCTTTCAATAGTTCTACTGTACCCTtctttcatattttaaataaaccAGCAAATTTGTATTCTTGGCTGCACCATGGCGGACAAGAATCAGAATTAGACACTATCATACGAAAAAGAATCACAAGCTTTATGAACATCTCTGAAGATGAGTATTCCATGGTGTTCACTGCCAACCAATCATCCACTTATAAGCTTTTAGCAGATAATTATCCCTTCCATTCTAATAGGGATCTTCTAACTGTTTATGACTTTGTGAATGAGGCTGTCGAGATATTGATTGATTGTTCTAAGAAGAAAGGTGCCCAAGTAATGTCAGCTGAATTCTCATGGCCTAAAATGAGTATCCACTCCAGAAACTTGAGGAAAATGGTAACAAGTAAAAGGAAGAATAAGGGTAGGGGTTTATTTGTTTTTCCTCTGCAGTCAAGAATGACTGGAGCTCGGTATTCATATCAATGGTTACGCAAAGCACAGGAAAATGGATGGCATATCTTACTTGATTCTACTGCATCAGGACCTAAGGAAATGGAGACTTTAGGCCTCTCCTTCTTCAAGCCTGATTTTTTGTATTGCTCCTTCTACAAGATTTTTGGGGAAAATCCATCAGGCTTTGGTTGCCTTTTTGTTAAAAAATCTAGTGCTGTGGTGTTCAAGAGTTCGACAAGCACAAGTATAGGTATCATTAGTCTTTTACCAGCTACAAGACATGGTCAGTTTTTGGACAAATCATCTAGCTTTGACATAGACACTGAACAGCAACCATCACCATCAGAACTAAAGAAGGCTAATTTAGCCCTCTCCAGTTCATCCTGTAGTTCAGTGTCAGTTCAGCAGGATGAAGAAGTCATCGAGTTGGAAAAACTAAAAGAAGCCAATGAAAAACAAGAGGACATAATATCTTCTGAAATTACTGAACTAAATAACTCCCTCAACATAAACCAGTTCCGAAACAGAAATGTAACCAGTACTACTGGAGATTCAGATATTGAATTTAGAGGCTTGGATCATGCAGATTCATTGGGCTTGATACTCATCCGTAGCAGATCAAGGTACCTTGTCAACTGGTTGATAAATGCAATGATGATACTCCAACATCCGCATTCAGAATTTGGGCTTCCCTTGGTGAAAATATATGGACCAAAAGTAAGATTTGATCGAGGACCAGCTCTTGCCTTAAATATATTTGACTGGAAAGGAGAAAAGGTTGATCCTAAACTTGTACAGAAACTAGCTGACAGGAACAACATTTCCCTTGGTTCGGGAGTGCTGAAAAACATTTGGTTCTCAGATAAGCACGAGGAAGAAAACGCCTTACTGCATATAAGGACTCCGGAGCACagaaaattattgaaaaataagAAAGATAGATTAGATGTAGGGGTATCTGTATTAACAGCTTCATTTGGGATGCTGACAAACTTCGAAGACATGTACAGGCTATGGGCATTTGCTTCCAAGTTTCTCGATGCAGACTTCGTGGAGAAAGAGAGATGGAGGTACACTGCTCTCAATCAGAGAGCCATTGAGGTGTAA